GCTGCCCGGCCAGATGCTTGAAGGGATAGACGCGGTCGTATTCCTTGGAAAGGCCGATGCCGGGCAGGCCCGCCTTGCGCACGGCCTCGGCGGTGTAGTCGTCCACCTTGCGGCGCACCCAGACGAAGCGGCGCTTGGTCTTGGAAAGCTCGTCATAGAGCTTTTGCGGCTCGATGCCGAGGATGGGCCCCAGGGTATTGGCCATGGTCAGGAAGTCCTGGATCTCCTGCGGCCGGGCGTAAACGGAGCGGGCCTCCACGCTGCGGGCCAGCACCTGGCCGTTGCGGTCCATGATCATGCCGCGCTTGCCGGTGACCAGCTCCGTGGCCATGTGCTGGCGGCGGGCCTTGTCGGCCAGGCGGGGGCCTTCGATCATCTGCAGGTACCAGGCCCGGCCCCACAGCCCCAGCCACAGGACGCAGAAGATGGCCACGACAGCCGTGATGCGGGCCTTGCCCCAGTCCACCCTGTCGACCCAGCTCAGGCCCCTGTTCTTGGGCGCGACAGAAACACGCCGGGCCCCGCCGCTGCGCACGGTGCGTGATGCGGCACGGCCCGGACGACGTTTCCTGTCTCCGGCATCGGATGAGAATTTGAACATGCGTCCCCCGCTTGTGATGCTTGCCGGCTAGTGCGCTTCCATACGCCGGACCTGCCCCGGCTTCGGCTCTTTCATGCCGAGTTCCTCCGCCTTGCGGCGCAGCTCGTACGGGGAAAGAAGACGCTCCCGCTCCACTTCCAGCTTGGCGCGCAGGGCCTTGCGCTCCTGCAGTTTGTTCTGGGCGATATTGATGAAATAGGTGGTATCGATGCGCTCGATATTGCTCCAGACCAGGATCAGGCACATGGTCATGCAGGCCAGCAGCCCCACGGCCAGCAGGAGCAGCCAGCTCCTGGTCTGTACTTTGCCCTGTCCGCGGAACGGCAGCCCGACCGACAGCTTCTTCATGAAACGGCCTCGGCTATTTTCTCCACGGCACGCAGTTTGGCACTGCTGGCACGCGGATTGACGGCCAGCTCTTCCTCGTCGGCCTGTACAGGCTTTTTGTACAGGATCTCGACTTCCGGCACATGGTGGCACACGCACACCGGCACATGCCGGGGGCAGCGGCAGCCCTCGGCCCAGTGGCGCATGGCCTGCTTGACCATGCGGTCCTCCAGGGAATGGAAGGAAATGACCGCCAGACGACCGCCCAGGGACAGGCGGCCCAGGATGGCATCGAGAAAGCGGCGCAGCTCGCCCAGCTCATCGTTGACGGCCATGCGCAGGGCCTGGAAGGTGCGCGTGGCGGGATGGCGGCGGGCCTTGGCGCGCCAGGCGGGCGGGTAGGCCTTCTCCACCAGGGCCGCCAGCTGGGCGGTGGTATCGATGGGGCTTTTCTGGCGGGCATCCACGATGGCCCGGGCGATGCGCCCGGCCTGCGGCTCCTCGCCCAGAGTGGCGATGCATTCCTTGAGACGGTCGAAGTTCTCGCGATTGACCCAGTGCCAGGCCGAGGGGGCGCCGGAATGCTGGTCCATGCGCATGTCCAGGGGCCCGTCCCCGTAAAAGCTGAAACCGCGCTCCGCCTCATCCAGCTGCAGGGAGGAGACGCCGATGTCCAGCAGCACGGCATCGACCCTGTCCCAGCCCAGATCGTCGAGGGCTTCCCCGAACTGGCTGTAGCGGCAATGGTAGGTGTGGACGCGCCCGCCAAAAGGTTCCAGCCGGCGCCGGGCCAGCTCCAGGGCTTCTTCGTCCCTGTCCAGGGCGCAGAGCTCCGCCCGGGGGGCGGCCCGCAACATGGCGCAGCTGTGCCCGGCCATGCCGAGCGTGCCGTCCAGGATGCGCACGGGGCGACCCCTTCCGGCATCCAGCACGGGCTGCAGGGCCGCAAGGGTTTCCTTCATCAGGACAGGGATGTGCAGATCGGCCGCATTTCGTTCCTGTCCCTGCTGCTGCATGGTCATGCTTACCTCTAAAGAGCTATATCAAGATGGCAGGCCGCCACTTCATCGCTGACGTCCTCCACCAGCAGGGCATCGAAACGGGCCTGATCCCAGATCTCGAACTTGTCCGCCATCCCCACCAGCACCACGTCCTTTCCCAGGGCGGCCGCACGCATCAGGGGTTGCGGGATACGTATGCGGCCCTGCGCATCGGGGACCATCCGCTGCGCAAGACCGAGCAGTTTCGTTTTGACGTGGGAAAGCTTCATGGAGGGGAGAGGGACGCTGTTCAGCTTTTCGACGATGGCTTCCCAGTCCGCAGGCATGTAGGCCTTGAGGCCTCCATACAGGCCTATGGTCAGCCAGAAGGAACCGTCTCCGGCGGCCAGCAGGGCATCCCTGTACTCTGGCGGCAGCAGCAGACGGCCTTTGGTATCGAGATTGCGATATGCGCTCTGGATAAACAGATTTGCCACCGGCCCTACCCCTGTCGCCCACTATTTACCACGTTTTCCCACTTATGCCCCACCCCTTCCCCCGCTGTCAAGGGAGCGCGACAGGACGGTGACGGACATGTGATTTTATTTGTGAATCATTTCAACCCCCTGTCCGGGGCCTCCCCCGGGGACAGCGGACGCGCTGAAGGCGCCTTGCGCTTGACAACCTGCTGGAAAGCCCGGATAGTTTCTTCTGGGCATACAGCGCTGTAAAGAAAGTCCGTGTCCCCGCACGGGCATGATCCAAGGAACACCCTATGAGAACCAAGATCGTCGCCACCATCGGCCCGGCTTCCAACTCCAAGGAAAAGCTGCGTCAGCTCGTCGAAGCCGGCGTCAGCGTCTTCCGCCTGAACTTCTCCCACGGTTCGGCCGAGGATTTCGTCCGTATCATCAATGACATCCGTGACGTGGAAAAGGAGCTGGACAAGCCCATCACCATCATGCAGGACCTGTCCGGCCCCAAGATCCGTCTGGGCGTCGTGCAGGAAAAGACCATCCAGGTCACCAAGGGCATGCAGCTGCTGCTGGGCCTTTCCGGCCAGCGCACGGACGAGCTGCCCTTCCTGCCTTTCGACCACCCCGAGATCCTGGAGACCCTGGAGGCCGGCGACCGCATGGTGCTGGCCGACGGCGGCCTGCAGTTCACCGTGCAGCAGAACCGTCCCGACGGCCTGGTGCTGCTGGAGGCCAACAACAGCGGCCTTGTGACCTCGCGCAAGGGCCTGGCCCTGCCCGGCAAGGCCACCAAGGTGCGCGCCCTGACCGAGAAGGACAAGAAGGACCTGAGCGACGGCCTGGCCCTGGGCGTGGACGCCGTGGCCATATCCTATGTGCAGACGGCTGACGATGTGCGCGAGGCAAAACAGCTCATCGCCGCTTCGGGCCGCCGCGTGCCTGTGGTGGTCAAGCTGGAGCGCCAGAGCGCCGTGGACAACCTGGACGAGATCCTGAAAGAGACCGATGTCATCATGGTGGCACGCGGCGACCTGGGCGTGGAATGCCCCCTGCCCCTGCTGCCCGCCCTGCAGAAGCGCATCATCCGCGCCTGCAACGCCATCTCCAAGCCGGTCATCGTGGCCACGCAGATGCTGCTCTCCATGGTCAACAGCCCCGCGCCCACCCGCGCCGAGACCACGGACGTGGCCAACGCCGTGCTGGACGGCGCCGACTGCGTGATGCTTTCCGAAGAGACCGCCATGGGCAACTTCCCGGTGGAGACCGTGCAGTACATGCGCAAGATCACCGACGAGGCCGAAAAGCTGCTGGTCGATGACCGCAAGCTGGAAGAGCCGGCCGCCAACAAGGGCATCCCCGAATTCCTAGCCTACTCCGCCTGCCTGCTGGCCGAAAAGGCCCATGCCAAGGCCATCGTCTCCCACAGCCTCAGCGGCGCGTCGGCCCGCCAGGTCTCCTGCCGCCGTCCTCCCCAGGACATCTACGCCCTGACCCCCGACCCGGTGACCATCAAGGCCCTGAACTTCGTCTGGGGCGTGCACCCCGTGTTCGTCGCCGACCCGGCCAGCGACCCCAGCCACCTGAGCCGCGCCGAGAACTTCATCCACAACAGCCCGGACTTCCTGCCCAATGAATGCGCCGTCATCACCGCCGGCCAGCTCAAGGGCTCCACGGCCACCCCGCGCGGTACCAACCTGGTCAAAATCTACTGGAAATAGGGCCGCTCCGGCGGCATCCCCTGCCCTCTCCAAGGCCGTCCCCAGGACGGCCTTCTTTCTATCAACCAGACGGCAATGCCATTTTAACAGGCCAAAATACCTTGCTTTTTTGCCAAATATCAAGATCATCCAATTTTTTTCATTTTTTTGTTTGACAAGATGGCCTGTTTTGCGTAGGTTTCATTTTCGCGATGGGCTGTCGTTCAATTGGCAGGACGGCGGATTCTGGCTCCGCTAATCAAGGTTCGAGTCCTTGCAGCCCAGCCATCACAACTTCATAGCGCGTCCCCATCGTCTAGCCGGCCCAGGACAACGGCCTTTCACGCCGTCGACAGGGGTTCAAATCCCCTTGGGGACGCCAACAAGAAATCACGCCCTTACGAGAAATCGTAAGGGCTTTTTCATTATGGGGCAAATCTGCCCCACCATCTGCCCCACACATTTTGAAAAAATTTTGCCTCTGTGAGCTGTCACGCAACTTGAGAACGGTGCTCGGTGTTTTTTCGTACCTAGCACGGTAATTGCTAAATTTAAAGAAGCGTGGGAGTGCCGCTTTTACACGGCCCCACGCCTTCCTCATATTGGACGCGGCTCTCGTCGTTCTATGTTTTTTCTGCAAGGCTTGCTGTCAACCGGTTACGGCTGATATCGCGTAAACAACTCTATCCCCACATAGAATAAGATAGCTGCGCTATTGGCAGCAATTTGCGTGTGTATGGACAGTAGAAAGATAAAGGGAACCCACCGGAAAATCCGGTGGTTCTTCATATGTACTTGTAAGGCTTTTTTACCGCTCTATCAGACACATAGTGGTCTGCTCCCTGCACTTCTGCTACTTGCGACCCGTAAACAGGCTACCAGAGTAGGGGGGACTCAGCTGCGTTTCCAGATTTTTTATCCAGTTGTTTTTGTATATAATCACGAATTTTAGCTGCATTCTTGCCTTCCATAATATCTCCCGCCTAGCAGGAGGTTTTCGTTTCATACAAAAAAAGCGGGATTTCTCCCGTCTTTTTCATCGGTCCGACTGGTCCTTTAGTATGGTATAATTGCTGATGGAGACGATCGATTTGCCTCCTTCCCTTCCCAAGCCATCAAGACCCTGTGGCTAGAACAAGTCACCATATTCGTAAACTTCTGGCTTCATTCAGAGGTGACCATAACAGCGGCAAATACTTTCCACTTCATCAGACAGACCTTAAGGAAACAGCGGGGAGAGAAGATGAATCATACGCCAAGCTGATAGAAGCTAAAAAGCGTGAACAGGGCAACTTTCCATTTTTGTGGGTCTCTGTGCCCGCAATTCATGCCTTCCTGACTTTAGTCCCATGTAATGTACCGTCCCTGCTACCGACATGACCACTCCCCAGCCAGGACACCGAACATCCTGTAAAAATCAATATCTAGTATTTTCAGCCAGATGCGCCTTTATAAATTTGCTCATCCTATATAAACAGGCGTAGGACACAGCGCTATGCTGCCTGGGGCATACCCGCCCCTGTCGGGGCTCCGCCACGCTTGTTACTAAACTGGCACAGAAAAAAGGGGAATCCTCTTCCTGCTTCAACCCACTCAAATGGAGCTGACGCCCATAGCGGCAGTATGCCGTCAAACCATGGTCTGTCACTCCTTTTACCAATCAAGGGGCACTCTATGGCATACCGTTCGCTCTTTGCCGCTGCAAATACACCATCACCATCCATCTGTAAGCGAAAAAACTGTACAGGACATGCAGCAGGCATACAGAGGCTGGAGGATATGATCCTGTCGCTTTATCTCCCTTATATCCGCCTGCGCAAGCGCAGCTGGCAAGTCGATGAGCGAATACTTCGACAACATATCCTGCCAACCTTTGCCCGGCATCTGCTGCAAGATATCTCGCGCAATGACGTCGAAATCTGGTTGGGCTTGCTGGCTGCCAAGGGGCTTGCCCCAGCCACCTGCAACCGCATCTTGAGCGTTTTCAAGAGCGTCTGTTCACTGGCGGTCATCTGGGGAGTGCTGCCTGTTTCACCGTGCATGGGCATCGCTCCGTTCCCGACCCGGCAACTGCGGGAGCGATACCTGACGCAGCATGAGGCACGGCGGCTTTTGCAGGCCCTGCACGGCTCCCCGCGCCTAGAGGCCAAGGCCCTGCAGCTTCTGCTGCTGACCGGCGCACGCAAGAGCGAAATCCTCAAGGCCCGCTGGGAGCATATCCACCTGGAGAAACATCTGCTGACGGTGCCCCTTTCCAAGTCGAACCGCCCACGCCATATTGTCCTTTCCGACGAGGCCGTAGCAATCATCCGTCTTTTGCCACGCCGCCCCGACTGCCCCTGGCTCTTTCCCGGGCGCACAGCGGGCAGACCGCTCTCCGACATCTATTTGTTCTGGAACCACTTGCGCCGACAGCTGAATCTTGCCGATGTGCGCATTCATGACCTGCGCCATACCTTTGCCAGCATCCTGGTCAATGCGGGCCACTCGCTCTATGAGGTACAGCGGCTACTGGGCCACCGTGATCCGCGCACGACCATGCGCTATGCCCATCTTGGGCATGATTCCCTGCTGGCAGCTGCGGGTACGGTCAGCATATTCCTCGGAAATACATCTATTGCAACTGCTTCGCGCCCCAGAAAAAGGTTGCCCGTGGGAACGAACCTCCCCTCCTCCGACCATGCGCTGTTGAAGACATCAGAGCCTCCATGTCACCGGTCAGCCCTGCTCTCATCGCCATCTCTTCTGTCAAGACGAAAAAAAATTGTTGCACCGGGAAAATGCCCAAAAAGGTTACGTACTCGTCAATCCCTACTTCAGAGATAATCCCGAAAAAAATCAGCATATTACCAACAGGCGCACTGTCGGTGACTTCCAAAACTCGTCTAAAAGTTTGTGAAAAAGTGACATTTTATCTCGCTAGGATATAAAAATAAATTTTTCTATAAAACACCTTACACCAGAGTTGCATCCAAAGATTATCTAGGGTATCTGTTTCTCCAACAATCACCGACAGTGCGCCTGTTGGTAACCTTATGGAACAGCTATTTATGAATTCGCCTCGACATCTCACTGCAATTGCAATCATAGGCATGGCCTTCCGTTTTCCCGGCGGCGCGAACGACGAAGACAGCATGTGGCGCATGCTTAACGAGGGCAAGCACGGTATCTCCCGTATCCCGGAAGACCGCTGGCCCGTAGAAGAGTTGCAGCATCCCAAGCGCAGCGAACCGGGACGGAGCGTCACGTTCGCTGCGGGTGTCCTATCTCAGATAGATCAGTTTGATGCCGTTTTTTTCGGCATCTCGCCCCGCGAAGCTGCCTGGCTTGATCCGCAGCAGCGGTTATTGCTGGAAATGTCCTATGAGGCCATGGAGGATGCCGGGGTAAAGTCGACCTCTCTGGCCGGAAGCCGGTGCGGTGTCTATATCGGCATCTCCGGGATGGATTATGGCCAGCATGCCCTGGATGATCTGGCCAGCATGACGGCGTATTCCATGACCGGGAATACCCTCAGTATCGCAGCCAACCGTCTTTCCTATGTTTTTGACCTGCATGGCCCATCCATGGCGGTGGATACCGCCTGCTCTTCCTCGCTGGTCGCCCTGCACCAGGCCTGCCAGGCCTTGCGCCATGGAGAGATACCCATGGCACTGGCTGGCGGGATAAGCCTGCTCATGCATCCATACTCCTTTATCGGTTTCAGCCATGCGTCCATGTTGTCAGCCAGCGGACAGTGCCGTCCCTTCGATGCGACCGCTAACGGTTATGTGCGCGGTGAAGGCGGGGCCGTGCTTCTGCTCAAACCGCTTCTCCAGGCACAAAAAGACGGGGACACCATCCATGCGGTCATCCTGGCCAGCGGTGTCAACGCGGACGGCTCCCGCAAATCCGGCCTGACCATCCCAAGTGTAACGGCCCAGGCGGAACTGATGAGCGATGTCCTTACCCGGAGCGGACTGGCCCCGGATGATGTGGACTTTATTGAGGCACACGGCACGGGAACTCCCGCAGGCGATCCAGTGGAAGCCGCCTCCATCGGTGGTGTCTATGGCAGGGGAAGGAAGCACCCCATCCCTATCAGCTCCGCAAAGGCGAATTTCGGTCATCTGGAGCCGGCATCCGGCATGGCTGGGTTGATCAAGGCCATATTGTCCCTGAAACAGGCAGCTCTACCGCCCATGCCGCTGGATTTTACTCCCAATCCCCATATCGATTTTCAAAAATTGAATATTGTCTGTGCCGCTGCAGGCATGCCGCTGCGTGAGGCGGACGTGCATACCGCAGGCGTAAATTCCTTTGGCTTCGGCGGCGTCAATGCCCATCTCATCGTGCAGACACTGAAACAGCCTGTCGCCGAAAGAATCCAGGCCGCCCAAAGCCTTCCTCCCCTGCTGTTGAGCGCACGTTCTGACGCCGCCCTGCGCGATCTTGCCGCGTCCTACGCCGACTATTGGGAAAGCGCAGAGCCGTCGTACTACGAGATGACCTACACTGCGGCCTTCCACCGTGAACACTGGGAAAAACGGCTTGCCCTTTCGACAGAGAGCCTTGCGGATGTCGCTCCGGCCCTGCGCGCCTTTGCCAAGGGCGAACATCCTTCCTCCATCGTCATGGAAAGTGCTCCAGCTGAGCAAAGCGGCATCGTTTTCGTTTACACGGGCAATGGCTCTCAATGGGAAGGCATGGGCCGCAATCTCTATGTCGAGTCTGCCACTTTTCGTGCTGTCGTGGATGAACTGGACCAGCAGCTGGCACCCTTGACAGGCTCTTCGCTTGTCCACGAACTTTTACACGGCGAAACGGGTTATCTGGCTGACACGACGGTCAGCCAGCCGCTGCTTTTTGCTCTGCAGCTTGGCATTACCAGGATCCTGCACGAGCAGGGAATCAGACCGCAGGCTGTCACAGGGCACAGCGTGGGGGAAATTGCCGCTGCATGGGCTGCCGGAGCTCTGTCCACAGAACAGGCGGTACAGATCATTTACGCGCGCAGCTGTACCCAGGGCAAGACCAGGGGTATGGGACGCATGGCCGCGGCAGCAGTGCCTGCCCAAAACGCCATCGAGATCATACAACAGCTTGGTCTGGACGGGGACCTAGAAGTCGCGGGGATCAATTCTCCTGGCAACATCACCCTCTCCGGCAGCAGTGAGGCCTTGGCCTATTTCGGCGAGCAGATGCAGCAAAAGGGCATCTTTTTCCGTCCGCTGGCCCTGGAGTATGCATTCCACAGTCGGTACATGGAGTCCATCCGGCAAGCTCTTGCCCACAAGCTCCATGGACTTGAGCCGTCCTGGGACACGGATATCCTCTTCGTCTCTACCGTCAGCGGAGGACCACAGAGGGGCAGCGGCCTTGACAAGGAGTACTGGTGGCGAAATGTCCGCCAGCCTGTAAACTTCGCCGCCGCCGTCCAGGAGCTGGGCCGGCTTGGATTCCGTATTTTCGTCGAAATCGGCCCCCATGCCATCCTGCAGCGTTACATCCGGGAGAATCTGACGGCTGTCGGCGTTAAAGGGCGTATACTCTCCAGTCTGTCCCGCGAGGACGACCACAGGTCCCGCCTGGTGCATCTGGCTGCCCGTCTCCATCTTTTGGGTGGGCAGACCGATTTGCGCTCCCTCTTCCCCCACGTTACAAAACGGATTCGCCTGCCGCACTACCCCTGGCAAAAACAGCGCTGCTGGTATACCCATACCAGCGAATGCCGGTCGGTCCAGAAGCGTCAGCATCCCCTGCTGGGCTGGTCCCTGGACGCCGCGAGTCCTTCCTGGGAGAATATCCTTGATCCTGCCAAGGATACCTGGCTGGCAGATCACAATGTCGGTGGGACCGTTGTTTTCCCTGGAGCCGGATATGTGGAAATCGCCCTGGCGGCGGCACGTTTGGGACTGGGAAAGGAACAGGTCAGCCTTGAATTTCTTGATATCACGACGCCCCTTGTTTTCGAGAACGGTCATGCACAGTG
This is a stretch of genomic DNA from Desulfovibrio piger. It encodes these proteins:
- the rsmH gene encoding 16S rRNA (cytosine(1402)-N(4))-methyltransferase RsmH, with translation MTMQQQGQERNAADLHIPVLMKETLAALQPVLDAGRGRPVRILDGTLGMAGHSCAMLRAAPRAELCALDRDEEALELARRRLEPFGGRVHTYHCRYSQFGEALDDLGWDRVDAVLLDIGVSSLQLDEAERGFSFYGDGPLDMRMDQHSGAPSAWHWVNRENFDRLKECIATLGEEPQAGRIARAIVDARQKSPIDTTAQLAALVEKAYPPAWRAKARRHPATRTFQALRMAVNDELGELRRFLDAILGRLSLGGRLAVISFHSLEDRMVKQAMRHWAEGCRCPRHVPVCVCHHVPEVEILYKKPVQADEEELAVNPRASSAKLRAVEKIAEAVS
- the pyk gene encoding pyruvate kinase, coding for MRTKIVATIGPASNSKEKLRQLVEAGVSVFRLNFSHGSAEDFVRIINDIRDVEKELDKPITIMQDLSGPKIRLGVVQEKTIQVTKGMQLLLGLSGQRTDELPFLPFDHPEILETLEAGDRMVLADGGLQFTVQQNRPDGLVLLEANNSGLVTSRKGLALPGKATKVRALTEKDKKDLSDGLALGVDAVAISYVQTADDVREAKQLIAASGRRVPVVVKLERQSAVDNLDEILKETDVIMVARGDLGVECPLPLLPALQKRIIRACNAISKPVIVATQMLLSMVNSPAPTRAETTDVANAVLDGADCVMLSEETAMGNFPVETVQYMRKITDEAEKLLVDDRKLEEPAANKGIPEFLAYSACLLAEKAHAKAIVSHSLSGASARQVSCRRPPQDIYALTPDPVTIKALNFVWGVHPVFVADPASDPSHLSRAENFIHNSPDFLPNECAVITAGQLKGSTATPRGTNLVKIYWK
- a CDS encoding division/cell wall cluster transcriptional repressor MraZ — its product is MANLFIQSAYRNLDTKGRLLLPPEYRDALLAAGDGSFWLTIGLYGGLKAYMPADWEAIVEKLNSVPLPSMKLSHVKTKLLGLAQRMVPDAQGRIRIPQPLMRAAALGKDVVLVGMADKFEIWDQARFDALLVEDVSDEVAACHLDIAL
- a CDS encoding tyrosine-type recombinase/integrase; this encodes MAYRSLFAAANTPSPSICKRKNCTGHAAGIQRLEDMILSLYLPYIRLRKRSWQVDERILRQHILPTFARHLLQDISRNDVEIWLGLLAAKGLAPATCNRILSVFKSVCSLAVIWGVLPVSPCMGIAPFPTRQLRERYLTQHEARRLLQALHGSPRLEAKALQLLLLTGARKSEILKARWEHIHLEKHLLTVPLSKSNRPRHIVLSDEAVAIIRLLPRRPDCPWLFPGRTAGRPLSDIYLFWNHLRRQLNLADVRIHDLRHTFASILVNAGHSLYEVQRLLGHRDPRTTMRYAHLGHDSLLAAAGTVSIFLGNTSIATASRPRKRLPVGTNLPSSDHALLKTSEPPCHRSALLSSPSLLSRRKKIVAPGKCPKRLRTRQSLLQR